One Neomonachus schauinslandi chromosome 9, ASM220157v2, whole genome shotgun sequence DNA segment encodes these proteins:
- the TIMM9 gene encoding mitochondrial import inner membrane translocase subunit Tim9, whose protein sequence is MAAQIPESDQIKQFKEFLGTYNKLTETCFLDCVKDFTTREVKPEETTCSEHCLQKYLKMTQRISMRFQEYHIQQNEALAAKAGLLGQPR, encoded by the exons ATGGCTGCACAAATACCAGAATCTGATCAGATAAAACAG TTTAAGGAATTTCTTGGAACCTACAATAAACTTACAGAAACCTGCTTTTTGGATTGCGTTAAAGACTTCACAACAAGAGAAGTAAAACCTGAAGAG acCACCTGTTCCGAACATTgcttacagaaatatttaaaaatgacacaaagaataTCCATGAGATTTCAGGAATATCATATTCAGCAGAATGAAGCCCTGGCAGCCAAAGCAGGACTTCTTGGCCAACCACGATAG
- the TOMM20L gene encoding TOMM20-like protein 1, with protein MPCVRTVLGLLAALAACGAVAFLGYCVYFDRKRRGDPAFRRCLRDRRRAQQQKAAGRGAQLWDPAKNEKLQELFLQEVQMGQLWLSRGEHQLGVEHLSNALLVCGQPQELLKVFKLTLPPQVFEMLLHKIPLICQQFEADMNEQEYLEDDRD; from the exons ATGCCCTGCGTCCGCACCGTCCTCGGCCTCCTGGCGGCTCTGGCGGCCTGCGGCGCCGTCGCCTTCCTCGGTTACTGCGTTTACTTCGACCGGAAGCGGCGTGGCGACCCCGCGTTCAGGCGCTGCCTGCGGGACA GAAGAAGAGCCCAGCAGCAGAAGGCTGCGGGACGGGGCGCCCAG TTGTGGGATCcagcaaagaatgaaaaattgCAAGAACTTTTTCTGCAAGAGGTACAAATGGGACAACTTTGGTTATCTAGAG GAGAGCATCAGTTGGGGGTTGAACATCTCAGCAATGCCCTTTTAGTGTGTGGACAACCACAGGAACTTCTGAAGGTTTTCAAACTCACACTGCCTCCTCAGGTATTTGAGATGCTGTTACACAAAATTCCCCTTATTTGCCAG CAATTTGAGGCAGACATGAATGAACAGGAATACTTGGAGGACGATCGTGATTGA